A part of Cryptococcus gattii WM276 chromosome G, complete sequence genomic DNA contains:
- a CDS encoding Hypothetical protein (Similar to SGTC gene model, INSD accession EAL19787.1; CNBG0800), which yields MYNTIHLFAIKIPSEPVDKETFDKLASLVDSPARERLARFRLPDDALRSLVARLTVTWYLYTNGLLPPGELPTFGRKGKGKPTLLIPKLEPRLEFNNTHEGSYILLITLRSYSPLACVGIDIMKHPDDPFPTQEGISDQLTLLEKRSLAMPLNARDRSLRLTKLWSVKEAYTKAIGEGITFGLERIEVELSAGAGKVERVKVDGRDVDERGWEWRVGDIGEDYGWAAWWRGDDVERKLVIDHISWEDFARPLLVLAESRLTSNT from the exons ATGTACAACACAATACATCTGTTTGCCATCAAAATACCTTCAGAACCAGTAGATAAGGAA ACATTTGACAAACTAGCAAGCCTGGTCGATTCACCTGCACGGGAGCGTCTGGCGCGATTCCGACTACCTGATGATGCCCTTC GATCGTTAGTTGCTCGGCTCACCGTGACTTGGTATCTGTATACCAACGGCCTTTTGCCTCCAGGGGAACTACCCACATTTGGTAGGAAGGGCAAGGGTAAACCTACTCTA TTAATACCCAAACTCGAGCCTCGTCTAGAGTTCAACAATACACATGAAGGCTCTTATATCCTTCTCATAACACTCCGTTCATATTCACCTTTAGCGTGTGTTGGCATAGACATAATGAAACACCCAGACGACCCATTTCCAACACAAGAGGGTATATCTGATCAGCTCACTCTGCTCGAGAAGCGATCCCTTGCTATGCCCCTGAATGCTAGAGATCGTTCATTACGGTTGACCAAGCTTTGGTCAGTCAAGGAAGCATATACAAAAGCTATAGGCGAGGGTATCACTTTCGGACTAGAAAGGATAGAAGTCGAATTATCAGCAGGTGCTGGTAAGGTGGAGCGCGTCAAGGTGGATGGCAGAGACGTGGATGAAAGAGGATGGGAATGGAGAGTAGGTGATATAGGAGAAGATTATGGCTGGGCAGCGTGGTGGAGAGGGGATGACGTAGAAAGAAAATTGGTAATCGATCATATCTCATGGGAAGATTTCGCTAGACCACTATTGGTACTAGCAGAAAGCCGATTAACGAGCAATACATAG
- a CDS encoding uncharacterized protein (Similar to TIGR gene model, INSD accession AAW44809.1): MLYIASALTPTPILSSLRTTSLTDNHTSLVVAKPDRIEVWDVTENGLVWRSEIEVWGTVVGIDQVSIEGSRPHILVLLAPPQAHLLLVTFDTATSKLIITSFTPLTPPTPTLRQAEFFTAVVAQERVALVSLWIGVLSCLEIELDKGSSGKKRKSSTIPTPEGETKLKIKNNFNINIREHNLLHLSFLPPTLNGPVVTLVWLSASNELRLQARSLSLSAHSFNPLSKSVDLVSPTSRQPISEDSDFNAMPFSCPAARRVVPIPSELPSGQRTLLIIGDEHSVLYTLDETNPQSPKAVRRMSAVSGPISSPRGNARRSPQTELSSGNTKRRKSSTGIKSVDNQDEGFQWELRPVWRSRQGFGTVIAANVIEDHGSGATVVIGDEYGAFTAFGWEFEKGSGAGTDGRVRVLRTYLGASSPPSSITYLDSSHLFVSSAVADSVLLRFTTVESSSSVSSSKGKGRAATGPIGDQLDKWEVMYENGKERNDTDGGPEILERWMNIAPVKDLCVVKDEGGNLSHLVLASGASESNSLRVVRSGVGLEELVTIQGLHDVQKMWSLTDSTATSRLLLSTSNSTVLLQLQPDISVIPTTDIIFNSETLAAGILPGAELLAQITPRGLFLWSDLNSGQLEAQVEVDKETEIVCAQVTAEWAVVAKNGGNLVVFHVSNTGFNPKGTIDVKEEVSAVAISRNSDSSSPIIAISTWTAKTVVYTLSQISSGVDGLSIPSKSSATSLQLRSHPSYPAGIQLLSGLDNGLLQIYDLDKDDMGGVDGLVVKSSKTTSLGLRPLALHPCEITGGDEKVISVALTERMSVIFESKDRIEFSSVNIKNIMAAAAVNTSSGPVLALFSRTSGLSLLKINSLKKLHVQTCDTGNESISKLNYMDEYKAIACGLTRRTQLRDGDVEEENFVQIRDGTSLEPLSSFTLRERELVTSLRSVFLVGSMYLAVGTAFLPPDDGEDSSWDEGNLAVVKEGRVLLLEIKEGDAGGGWDVKIKAELTTVGAVYALEEIHGFLAVAAGSKLTMHRLDHNSVELEETSSWASAYVISSLSALHPSHTRPEGALIVGDGMRSVIVLNVDEGDGMIYDDERNMATHGVTALGLLKDKGDAVVVSDAHSNLLTYRLNQKLERAATFGLHEEVTRFQNGSLVPTTTAPEIIIPDVLFATREGRLGVIGELGTMSSRTLDDLQRNMGKIWKGPGDVGWSNWRRAGSNLVGKDTAGFVDGDFVQKFLDTEFFDDEHAREIIQGTSSHEHVRLGKENASRADVVRFLEATASMH; the protein is encoded by the exons ATGCTATACATCGCATCT GCTCTCACCCCGACCCCGATCTTGAGTAGTCTCCGTACAACATCGCTTACCGATAATCACACATCTCTCGTTGTCGCCAAACCGGACAGGATTGAAGTATGGGACGTAACAGAGAATGGTCTGGTATGGAGGTCAGAAATAGAGGTCTGGGGTACGGTAGTAGGAATTGACCAAGTCTCGATCGAG GGTTCTAGGCCTCATATATTGGTTTTACTCGCACCTCCTCAAGCTCATCTCCTATTGGTGACCTTTGACACCGCTACCAGCAAGCTCATAATCACATCCTTTACACCTCTTACACCACCAACCCCCACGCTTAGACAAGCAGAATTCTTCACGGCGGTTGTGGCCCAGGAACGGGTTGCACTTGTCAGCTTGTGGATAGGTGTGCTATCGTGTCTTGAGATAGAACTTGATAAGGGTTCAAGCGGtaagaaaagaaaaagcAGTACAATACCGACGCCTGAAGGCGAAACAAAGTTAAAAATCAAGAACAACTTCAACATCAA TATCCGAGAGCATAACCTCTTACATCTCAGTTTCCTTCCACCCACTCTAAACGGACCAGTAGTAACTCTCGTTTGGCTATCTGCGAGCAACGAGCTTCGTTTGCAAGCGCGTTCCCTTTCGCTTTCTGCCCATTCATTCAACCCACTCTCCAAATCGGTAGATCTGGTGTCTCCTACAAGCCGACAGCCCATATCAGAAGACTCGGACTTTAACGCAATGCCATTCTCATGTCCCGCTGCTAGGCGTGTCGTCCCCATACCTTCCGAATTGCCCAGCGGGCAGCGAACCCTTCTGATAATAGGCGATGAGCATTCTGTTCTCTATACTCTTGACGAGACTAACCCTCAGTCACCTAAGGCAGTGCGACGCATGTCAGCTGTCTCTGGGccaatctcttctccacGCGGAAATGCTCGTCGAAGCCCTCAGACAGAGTTGAGCAGCGGCAACACCAAACGCCGTAAATCCAGCACGGGTATCAAATCGGTGGACAATCAGGATGAAGGATTCCAATGGGAGCTTCGACCTGTGTGGAGAAGCCGGCAAGGGTTCGGAACCGTGATAGCTGCGAACGTGATCGAAGATCATGGAAGCGGGGCGACCGTGGTGATTGGAGATGAGTACGGAGCTTTTACAGCGTTCGGATGGGAGTTTGAGAAGGGTTCAGGGGCTGGTACTGATGGAAGAGTAAGAGTATTGAGAACTTATCTTGGTGCATCTTCCCCGCCCTCTTCTATAACTTACCTCGACTCTTCACATTTGTTTGTGTCGTCCGCCGTAGCAGATTCTGTTCTCCTTCGCTTCACAACGGTGGAATCCTCGTCGAGTGTTTCGTCAAGCAAAGGTAAGGGCCGTGCAGCCACTGGCCCTATCGGAGATCAGCTGGATAAGTGGGAAGTTATGTATGAGAatggaaaagaaagaaacGATACAGATGGGGGCCCAGAGATATTAGAGAGATGGATGAATATTGCCCCTGTGAAAGACTTATGCGTTGTGAAAGATGAGGGTGGAAATTTG TCTCACTTGGTTTTGGCTTCCGGGGCCTCCGAAAGCAATTCCCTACGAGTCGTCCGTAGCGGCGTCGGGCTCGAAGAGCTCGTTACCATTCAAGGTCTTCATGACGTTCAGAAGATGTGGTCATTGACCGACTCTACTGCAACTTCGCGTCTACTTCTTTCCACTTCTAATTCCACAGTACTCCTTCAACTCCAGCCGGATATTTCCGTCATCCCTACTACCGACATAATCTTCAACTCGGAAACTTTGGCTGCTGGGATTCTGCCTGGCGCTGAGCTTTTGGCTCAGATCACTCCGCGTGGTCTTTTCTTATGGTCTGACTTGAATAGTGGTCAGCTTGAAGCACAAGTGGAGGTCGATAAGGAGACAGAGATTGTGTGTGCACAAGTAACTGCCGAATGGGCTGTCGTTGCAAAGAACGGAGGAAACCTTGTAGTTTTCCATGTGTCAAACACAGGGTTCAATCCTAAAGG GACTATTGACgtgaaagaagaagtatCGGCTGTTGCTATTTCCAGAAACTCCGATTCCTCATCTCCCATCATTGCCATATCCACATGGACGGCCAAGACTGTCGTATATACCCTCTCCCAGATTTCCAGTGGGGTCGATGGTCTATCTATTCCAAGCAAATCGTCTGCTACCTCTCTTCAACTTCGTTCGCACCCATCCTACCCGGCGGGCATCCAACTTCTTTCAGGTTTGGACAATGGGTTGCTTCAGATATACGACCTGGACAAGGATGACATGGGCGGAGTAGATGGATTGGTGGTCAAGTCTTCAAAAACGACCTCCTTGGGTTTGCGGCCACTGGCTCTTCACCCCTGTGAAATCACTGGCGGAGATGAGAAAGTTATTAGTGTTGCTTTGACGGAAAGGATGAGTGTAATCTTTGAGTCAAAGGATAGGATTGAGTTCTCTTCTGTCAATATAAAG AATATCATGGCCGCTGCTGCGGTGAATACCTCGTCTGGTCCGGTTCTTGCCCTCTTCTCCCGTACTTCAGGACTATCGTTGCTGAAGATCAACTCTTTGAAGAAGCTCCATGTACAAACATGCGATACTGGCAATGAATCCATCTCCAAGCTTAACTATATGGATGAGTACAAGGCTATTGCCTGTGGATTGACAAGGAGGACTCAACTCAGAGATGGCGAtgtggaggaagagaacTTCGTGCAAATCCGCGATGGAACAAGCCTTGAAC CACTCTCAAGCTTTACTCTCCGAGAACGAGAGCTAGTCACATCCCTCCGGTCTGTATTCCTCGTCGGTAGCATGTACCTCGCTGTCGGTACAGCATTTTTGCCTCCCGATGATGGCGAAGACTCGTCCTGGGATGAGGGTAACCTTGCCGTAGTCAAAGAGGGTAGAGTGCTGCTCCTTGAAATCAAAGAAGGTGACGCAGGAGGGGGGTGGGATGTCAAGATCAAAGCAGAACTGACTACGGTGGGCGCCGTTTATGCCCTAGAGGAGATCCACGGCTTCTTGGCTGTTGCCGCGGGTAGCAAG CTTACAATGCACCGCCTGGACCATAACTCTGTTGAACTGGAAGAGACATCCTCTTGGGCATCGGCCTACGTCATTTCCTCACTCTCCGCGTTACACCCTAGTCACACCCGCCCAGAGGGCGCTCTCATTGTAGGCGACGGCATGCGCAGTGTTATCGTGCTTAATGTCGACGAGGGTGACGGTATGATCTATGATGACGAGAGAAACATGGCTACACATGGTGTGACAGCCTTGGGTTTGTTGAAAGATAAGGGAGATGCCGTTGTCGTCAGCGAT GCACACTCCAATCTCCTGACATACAGGTTGAACCAGAAGCTTGAAAGGGCTGCGACCTTCGGGCTGCATGAGGAAGTCACTCGTTTCCAAAATG GCTCCCTTGTCCCGACAACCACCGCTCCCGAAATCATCATTCCCGATGTCCTATTCGCCACCCGCGAGGGCCGTCTTGGGGTTATTGGCGAGCTTGGTACCATGTCTTCGAGGACCTTGGACGACCTACAACGTAATATGGGCAAAATTTGGAAAGGCCCAGGGGACGTCGGTTGGAGTAACTGGAGGAGAGCGGGGTCTAATCTTGTGGGTAAAGATACTGCAGGATTTGTTGACGGAGACTT TGTGCAGAAGTTCCTCGACACAGAATTCTTTGATGACGAGCACGCACGGGAAATCATTCAAGGAACATCATCTCACGAACATGTCAGACTAGGAAAGGAAAACGCGTCGCGAGCTGACGTTGTACGCTTTTTGGAGGCTACCGCGAGTATGCACTAG
- a CDS encoding Hypothetical protein (Similar to TIGR gene model, INSD accession AAW44813.1; CNG03950), with translation MPPIAIRFLHPPSSGRAAGAKSQTHITPRIVLDQSFPLTSTIALASPPLSPSSTTPSDAGIQTPQTDVSFQSAQSRKRKAVNVANGFSPKARCVTIKPLFRPILERCAAYDPSVDQSTVRPTHSTGLATGEQHYLHPYSPTSDWGNHRAAKPSREEKIRDERLAKMKKMNKDEKKARKEGITRTQELVKELKANAKGEVYVRKGSEEILANNTPSVGTPVPSGTPVSIARGTRGGKVKTSPAAQSNTHTSPTNSYSTRAKTYSPPSKESALQPEEIDEAPQTVPLASGKVKPGRRKATVPEASVSLRERSRRYSGGDENDGRSTSL, from the coding sequence ATGCCTCCCATCGCGATCCGTTTTCTCCACCCACCCTCCTCCGGCCGGGCGGCCGGTGCCAAATCCCAGACCCATATCACCCCACGCATCGTCCTCGATCAATCTTTTCCTCTCACATCCACCATCGCTCTCGCTTCCCCACCTCTCAGCCCATCATCTACCACTCCCAGCGACGCCGGTATCCAAACACCTCAGACAGACGTGTCCTTCCAATCAGCACAAAGCCGGAAGCGAAAAGCCGTCAATGTGGCAAATGGTTTTTCTCCCAAGGCAAGATGTGTGACGATCAAGCCCCTCTTCAGACCCATCTTGGAGAGATGTGCAGCCTATGATCCGTCGGTAGACCAGTCGACGGTCAGGCCGACGCATTCTACCGGCTTGGCCACCGGCGAACAGCACTATTTACATCCCTATTCGCCGACTTCAGACTGGGGAAACCATAGAGCAGCGAAGCCTTCTagggaggagaagattaGGGATGAGCGGCTGGcaaagatgaagaagatgaacaaggatgagaagaaggcgaggaaagaagggatCACAAGGACGCAGGAGTTGGTCAAGGAATTGAAGGCCAATGCCAAGGGTGAAGTCTACGTCCGCAAGGGTAGTGAGGAGATTCTCGCAAATAATACTCCTAGTGTTGGCACTCCTGTGCCCTCTGGAACTCCTGTATCAATCGCCAGGGGAACCAGGGGTGGGAAGGTAAAAACTTCTCCAGCTGCTCAATCCAACACCCATACATCACCAACCAATTCCTACAGTACACGAGCCAAGACTTATTCTCCACCTTCCAAAGAGTCCGCTCTTCAGCCGGAGGAGATCGATGAAGCGCCACAGACTGTGCCGCTCGCTAGCGGCAAGGTAAAACCTGGCCGGAGGAAGGCTACAGTGCCAGAAGCCAGTGTCTCTTTGAGGGAGAGAAGTAGGAGGTACTCTGGCGGAGACGAGAATGATGGCAGAAGTACAAGTTTATGA